In Oncorhynchus mykiss isolate Arlee chromosome 1, USDA_OmykA_1.1, whole genome shotgun sequence, the following proteins share a genomic window:
- the pdzk1ip1 gene encoding PDZK1-interacting protein 1, which translates to MGRDPTVVIWLMLTLGVVTAQIDKVERALPQWLTGIIAVAVFLFLIFVAFLVNKAWCQDSRPDTKECECGKTPGYANTNGDSYDTSLDMFRSRDHEGAYENMDLEGIEDKVTVM; encoded by the exons ATGGGGAGAGATCCTACTGTGGTTATATGGCTGATGCTGACTTTGGGAGTAGTCACAGCTCAAATAG ATAAGGTGGAGCGGGCACTGCCACAGTGGCTGACAGGCATCATAGCTGTGGCTGTGTTTCTCTTCCTCATCTTCGTGGCGTTTCTGGTCAACAAGGCCTGGTGTCAGGACTCGAG GCCTGACACCAAAGAATGTGAGTGTGGGAAGACCCCTGGGTATGCCAACACCAATGGAGACAGCTATGATACCAGCCTGGACATGTTCAG GAGCAGAGATCACGAGGGTGCATATGAGAACATGGACCTCGAAGGTATTGAAGACAAAGTCACTGTCATGTGA